aatttatatggtttccttccaatcttatttatataaatgtgaattggcggttgattttatttatatatacacatacatacatacatatataattGAGACGTATTGCTCCGGGAATTGGTTCCTAATGGTTTTTTCCCCTTCTCTTgttccttttcctttctcttgtagttactgggttttttttccccttttagtAGTTGgggctctctttctccttttctttatataaaaaaaaattttcattatcatattattcttttttgataagttttttttcttcagctttattaactgtatgtgtgtgtgtgtatatatcaatTTGCTGAAATCTTGTACCATTTtaaagctgtagaagattatacaTCAATAAAAAGATGTTTAAAATGAAATGAAGTGAGCCCCTTATccgaggaaggatgtgctgacactggagaggcttcaaaggaggttcaccaaaatGAATCTGGGATCGGAAGGCTTGTCATATATGAGGAGTCAATTATAAaatcagcaggtgctggaaatccaaagcaacgcacacacaaaacgcaggaggaactcagcaggccaggcagcatcggtggaaaagagtaaacggtcgacgttttgggccctgacccttcttcagggcgcACACGAGAAGGCTGTTCAcggcactgggcctgtacttgctggaagtcagaagaaagagaggggcaacctcactgaaacctatcgaacgttgaaaggccgagatacagcagatggagaggatttttccgatggtgggggaagactaggaccagagggcacggcctcagaatagggggacgaggaggaatttctttagcctgagggtggtgaatctgtggaatttgttgccacaggtggcgtggcgactgggtgtatttaaagtggaggttgatagattgcgGAGCAGTCAGGGTGTGAAGGGGTACGGAcggaaggcgggagaatggggttgagaaggaagtggaccagccatgatcaaatgggacagccttgatgggctgaatggcccaaggCCTTTTGGACTGAGTGCGTGACCACGAGCTGGTTGGGATGCCTTCATCACCGGTGGAGACTGACAGCTGATCTTATCAAGGCGTCCAAAATCATGAGGGGGCACAGACAGGGTGAACGCACTCAGTCTTTCTCACGGGGTAGGGGAAACCATGAATTAGAGGTCACGGGTTTAAAGATGGGGCCGGGGGGGAAGATTTGGAGATGTTGAAAGCAATGATTTGATTTTTTAAGAGTAAGAGAAAAATCAGAAAGGGGATTTCACAAAGGGCGGTATCCAAGGGGAATGAGCTGCTGGGGGAGGAGTGGTTGAGGTAGGCACATTCACAGCACTTAAAgggcagaatcagagtcaggtttaataccgCTGGCAGAGGTcgagaaatttgttgtctttacggCAGCGTAACAGATAACGGATGCAGAAACGGGATTgtagtgtgtgtatacacacgccctgggtggtggtgttgggggggggcgggggaaggtgcttttccacagatgcttcctggcctgctgagtccctccggcattttgtgtgtgttgctctggacgtccagcatctgcagattgtcttgcCTGAGTGAGACAGCATCCACGGGTTcagtgtctatttaggaatcggatggcagaggggaagaagctgttcctgaatcgctgagtgtgtctcttcaggcttctgtacctccttcctgatggtcacagtgagaaaagggcatgccctgggtgctggttgATAAGAGAGGTTTACAGCCAgacggtggagagagggagggttggCAGGGTGGAAAGAAAGCAGGGGTCCataagggaggtggggagagacAAGGGGGTGAACTTTCTGCACAGAGGGAGTGGTTGAGACAGACGTGTAAACATCCAATAGGTACACGCACAGGAAGGGATGAGAGGGGTACGAGCCAAACGCGGGCAACTGGGACGAGCGCCGATGGGAACCGTGGTCGACGAGGAGGGCCCGTTTCTCTGCTGTGtggccctcccacacccccacccccagaaacCCACTCACCTTCTCTCTGCACCACCCGCTTGGTGGGCCTCTGTTCCGGCCGCTGCACCCCGGTGTCAACTGGGTACCCTCGGCCCGGCTGGGCAGGGGGATCGGCGGCTTCCACGCCCTTCTCCTCCTCTTCGCCCTCGCAGTCCAGCAGCTGGTCGGCGGCCTCGACGTCCGGGGGGCTCCTGGCGTCCTCCTGGCTCTCCCGCTCCGGGCTGATGAACATGCCGGTCAGCTGCCTCGCCAGGGAGCCGAGCCCTTCTGGAAGGGGGACAGCAGGGGTGGGTCAGAGCACTGGAAGCCCACCTGAGACTCGGCCAGGAGCAGGGGCTTCGGTCGCGAGGTGGAGTCGCGGAGCCTGCTCTCCCTGGAGCCGGGGTGTCAGGGGGCCAGAACCGAGGTCCCAGAGGTACATCGTCCCTTGGAACTggctgggctgggctgggctAGGGGGAATTGTGTGAAGGACGCTCCAAACATTTCAGCGCCAGGAATTAAACAAGTGAAAACAGTTTATGACGAAGTACAACCTAGCTCCTTCTCTGGATCGGGCACCGAGTGGGGACGTTATGGTTTCAGCTTTACGGGGTATTGGGGAAAATCACATTCAACGCGAAGGGAGCGAAGGGCCCAAGCCGGAGGAGTTCGAGGCCCAGCACTTGGTGATTGGCACGTCCAGCAGTTGAATGGTCAGGTCCGAAGGTCGGGGACCATTGGGGGAGGACAAAGCCCAGGGTCTACAAGCCCCGAggccactggaggctggaggcctgtcgTGAGGGGTTAAACTTCTGTGCACAGGAGTGGAAGGGAGAACAGGCCTCGTCTTGCTGCCGTTGCTTTCTGGCTTGTCAtgctctgctgagcattgtgggtgcaccatgttggcgccagaattcACGGCGGGGGAGGGGAAATTGGCCacagttgcaggctgcccccccccACACTCTTTCGGGACGCATTTCACTATGTGTGTTTCTGTGTAACAAGTGAGAAATAATCTCGGCTCAGTCCGCAAGGCCCACACCCCCGGCTGAATATAGAAAAGCCGCCCTCAACTCCATCCCTGCAGTCTGCTTCTCAGACTCACCAGAATCCGGTTTAAGGTGGCTGACATACATTGTGAAGCAGCACaaagaaatacagaataaaacaCTGCAAGTTACAGGGGCTCCTTCAGGTCATTAtagccgggggggtggggggtggtaatggggacgagctcccactacctgttaaatgctcccaatggtataCATCTCCAACAGCCTCTGATacccaagtccagctcccggccttcacgtgcGGCTCAGCTACTGAGCCTGGCGGAACCATTTCCACCgacgggagaaggggcaaaggcgggtcactggttccttaaaaccagtcgcttcgggcagacggGGCCCATCAGCCGTGATTGGCAGCTcttctgggagaaggaaaactctgatctcaaagctctgctgccttgcggccacacccactcacggggaaggcttccgGAGTAAACCACGAGgagaaaatccggagctggagtcccttagtgcgcatgcgccagtcgtgcatgcagcctgtggccatcaaactttacaactcctcccttggagggtcagacaccctgagccgacaggctggtcctggacttatttcctggcatttacatattactatttaactatttatggttctattactattgattatttatggagcaactgtaacgaaaaccaatttcccccgagatcaataagtATGACGATGACTATGACTAAGGCATTCCTATGTTGAGATCAACACTGACTGGAAACTCCtatgatgctgctggtaccagattgtattggtctctgccgttgctTTGGGATCATCAGActcgtggagagggggagcttgataCTTGGACAGTAGTTCACTCTCCATATCGGACTGCCACTGTTGACCCTGACCGATGGAAGCCTCACTCACACTGCATACATAATAACTTAATTGAACTACATACTTAAAATTTATAACAAAAGCAGggcaaaaaagtgaggtagtgttcatgggttcaatgcccattcacagatcggctggcagaggggaagaagctgttcccagctCCTCACTGagggtagtgatgagaagagaccATGCCCTGGGAGATATCCAGTGTCCTTCCCACGCTGTGTACACAGAGCAGTTCAGTACAGAACAGACACAGGCCATTCCGCCAACGACGTTCTGCTGAACCAATCAAGCCATTATTTGCCTGCCTAATCGAACTAACCCCTTCCCATTCCTTGCAAACAGAACCGCACAGAAGTACGGTCCCACCAACACCCAACGGGCTCCCCAGCCCACCACGCCGAGCCAAACTAACTGAAAATGCCAGAGTTAtattgaaatctacagcacattacaggccactcggcccacattgttgtgccgaccatgtaacctactctagaaattgcctagaattttcctagcgCACAGCCCTCTGTTTCACTAAGCTCCATGTCCCTCtccaggagtctcataaaagaccctattatacccacctccaccggcagcccattccacgcactcaccactctgaaaaacttagccctgacatcccccccccgccagacctacttccaagcaccttaaagccatgcccctcaggtgtagccccccccccagcacAGTTCAAAGGGCCTACCCTGTGCTGCATCTCCACAAATCAATGTCCCACACCTTTAATAAATAAACCTCCCAGTGCAACTCCTCCCGCTTGGCTGGATGGGGTAAGCAGCTTGCGGGGAGGGGAAGGCAAGATTGGATCTGAAGTGGGTGGGGCTGGTTTTTTTAAAAGGGTAACAGACTTCCCCTGTCTCAGGGGTCTGGGGGCGGGGGGCATCGACAAAGCCAGCCACCACATGAGCACCTCTCCCTCAGCGGGCGACTGCAGCACTTACCGGACACGCTGGGCTTGAGGGGGGTGCGGCTAACCCCGGGAGTGGGCGAGCGGGGGTCCAGTGAGCCCGATggctctcctccctcctcctccgcCGCCTGCACGCCCGGCTCCGATCGAGCTTCGGGGGTACCGGGGCTGCTGAGAACCTGGGACAGGCGGAAACAGCCAGTTACACGAGGGCGGAGAGGCAGCCCAGAGAACCCGGGGACCCGCAAGAGCCCGGGGCGGTCAGGCCAGCTCCCGGGTTGGGAAACGGGCCTCCCACGCTGACTCGCGACGCACACCCAAGCTAGCCACGTTTCCCTTCGCTTGGTCTCCTCCGGACCTTTCCCCATCTATGCTCCCGCCCCACGAGCCTGCGGAGCCATAGTGCGTCTGTCTCAACCACGTCCTCCGACGGCCGCAGGAATGGGGAAAGATTACTGGGGCAGCGTCTCACCCACCAGAGGAACTTCCTCAAACTGGGCCAGCGGCCAGAGACAAGAGGGTGCAGGGGCGAGTGtggcagagagggggaaagggtgaCGGCAGCCTCAGCCCTCGAGCTTGTCCGGATGGCCCAGGATCATTACTCCCTGCGAGGATAGGAGGGGGGCTGCAGGATGGAGGAGCGATGGttcgaattgaattgacttacACTCTTCACATACAGGAGTAAAAATCTGTATGTTACAtcgccatctaaatgtgcaatatatagtaatttataataaataatatgtacaacaggacagtgaatataacacagaaatacagctgtatcagtgtgaattaatcagtctgatggcctggtggaagaagctgtcccggagtctgttggtcctggcttttatgctgtggtactgtttcctggatggtggcagctggaacagtttgtggttggtgtgactcgggtccccaatgatccttcaggccctttttacacacctgtctttgtaaatgtcctgaatagtggaaagttcacatctgcagatgtgctgggatgtccgcaccactctctgcagagtcgaTCATGGCaagagacggacacagagtctgTCGAAGTGGGGCAAAACAGCAccgacttcatggaccctgtacagagtGGGGGGAGGGCAGGGTTTGCCACCCAGAGGCAGATCAAGGTGGATAAAACCCctggacctgacaaggtgttcccttggacccagcaggtatttaaatcatccttagtgacaggagaggtaccagaggactggaggataccCTATGTCgtaccactgtttaaaaaaaggctccaaaaataaaccaggaaattataggccaaacaacaggaattctgcagatgctggaaattcaagcaacatacatcaaagttgctggtgaacgcagcaggccaagcagcatctataggaagaggtgcagtcgacgtttcaggccgagacccttcgtcagtgagcctgacgtcagtagtgggaaagctgttggaaggtattctaagggactggatatataggtATTTGGACAGACTGTGACTGATTAagtacagtcagcatggctttgtgctttgtaggtcgtgtctaaccaatagaaacatagaaaacctacagcacaatataggcccttcagcccacaaagctgtgccaaacatgtccttaccttagaaatgacgagggttacccatagccctctatttttctaaactccatttacctatccaggagtctcttaaaagaccctattgtatccgcctccaccaccattgtcaGCAccacattccacgcactcaccactctctgcgtaaaaaacctacccctgacatctgctctgtacctgcttccaagcatcataaaactgtgccctctcatgttagccattccagccctggggaaaagcctctgactatccacacgatcaatgcctctcatcaccttatacacctctatcaggtcacctctcgtcctctgttgctccaaggagaaaaggccaagtttactcaacctattctcataaggcatgctccccaatccaggcaatatccttgtaaatctcctctgcaccctttttatggtttccacatccttcctgtagtgaggtgaccagaactgagcacagtactccaagtggggtctgaccagggtcctatatagctgtaacattacctctcagctcctaaattcaattccaggattgatgaaggccaatgcaccgtatgccttcttaaccacagagacaacctgcgcagatgctttgagtgtcctatggacttggaccctaagatccctctgatcctccacactgccaagagtctcaccattaatactatattctgccatcatatttgacctaccatcttcaagattttcaaggaagttatcaggaaagcgGATGAATGCAAGACTGTTGATGttctctacatggactttagcaaagaatttgataaggtcccacacaggaggttggTCCATAagattcagtcactcagcattcaagatgaggtaggaaATTGCATGAAACATTggccttgtgggagaagccacagagtggtagtagatggttgccggtgactagtggtgtgctgcagggatcagtgttgggtctcttgttatttgtcatctacatcaatgatctggatgataatgtgttatATGGGAtaggcaaatttgcagatgacaccaagactggagatgtagtggacagcaaggaaggctgtcatggcttgcagcaggatccagaccaggagaatggggttgcaagGGATTACAAacctgccatgattgaatgacagggcagacttgatgggccaaatggcctaattccactcttaTGTCTTATACAAGCCACCTCAGGGTGAAAAACATGCTCCTCAGGTTCCTAGTAAATAGCTCTCCACTCACAGtaagcctgtgccctctagttcttggctTCCCCAAACAGACTGTGCACGTTCACCCTCTCCGTGCCCCTCATGGTTTTACACAGCTTGAGAAGACCACTGCACAGCCTCTTCTGCTCCAAGGAGCAAAGTCCCAGCCTCTCTCCACAACTCGTTCCCTCAAGCCCCAGCGACAGGTCTGTAAaactccactgcaccctctccagccgAGCCGCCGGACCAAACCCGAGCACGGCCCTCCCAACGCagcctcaccaaggtcttgtggAACCACAACATGGCGTCCCAAGTTCTGTGCTCTACTGACATGCTGAGAGACGCAGGGGTGGCCACCCGCACTGCCCCTCCAAGTCTCCTGGTGCCTCCCCTATTGCTGACAGTAATTCAAACCCCTCAGCCAGTGACCCAGagattccttccttctcccagtaCAAAGATGcacgagacaatctgcagatgctggaaatccggagcaacacacacacacaaaatgctggaggaactcagcagaccaggtagtatcaatggaaaaaaaaagagtaaacagtcaacatttcaggacgggaccagtcctgatgatggatctcagcctgaaacatggactctcttccatagatgctgcctggcctgctgagttcctccagtatttttttgtGTGTCTCTATCATGAGATCTTGCTGGGGCCTTGGAGAAGCTTCTCACTGCCCAGTACAACCACTGGCCGCGGGTATTGCTGTCCTAGAATGATTGGCTCCTCGGTGCCGACGGGAGGTGCCTACCTCGATGGGGGTGCGCAGGATGCCGGCAGTGGGGGAGCGGGGGTCCAGGACGTTCCCCAGGTGACTGTTGTAGACTACCTTCACCGGAGTCTCGGTGCAGCTGCTGCTCGACGTCCCCATTGGCCGGCCGCAACCTGCACGAGAACGAGACCAAACCCTGGGTGAGGCAGGGCAGCTGGGGTCAGATCACCAAGGGGTGGAGAAGGTAGACCCCATCCACTCTGACTGTCCCCCTCCCTACAAAACCCATCCAGAGCAACCCTTCCCCGAGCTGCTAAGAATCCCCTTTACTTATCAGACctccttcacccccaccctcaccctaacccccacccccaccctcaccctcacccccaccctcaccccaaccctcaccctcaccctaaccctgaccctaaccctgaccctgaccctgaccctcaccctcaccctaacccccacccccaccctcaccctcacccccacccccacccccaccctcaccctcacccccaccctcacccccacccccaccctcaccctcacccccaccctaacccccaaccctcaccctcaccctaaccctgaccctcaccctcaccctcaccctaacccccacccccaccctcaccctcacccccaccctcaccccaaccctcaccctcaccctaaccctgaccctaaccctgaccctgaccctcaccctcaccctcaccctaacccccacccccaccctcaccctcacccccacccccacccccaccctcaccctcacccccaccctcacccccaccccaccctcaccctcacccccaccctaacccccaaccctcaccctcaccctaaccctgaccctcaccctcaccctcaccctaacccccaccctcaccctcaccctcacccccaccctcaccccaaccctcaccctcaccctaaccctgaccctaaccctgaccctgaccctgaccctcaccctcaccctcaccctaacccccacccccaccctcaccctcacctccacccccacccccaccctcaccctcacccccaccctcacccccacccccaccctcaccctcacccccaccctaacccccaaccctcaccctcaccctaaccctgaccctcaccctcaccctcaccctaacccccacccccaccctcaccctcacccccaccctcaccccaaccctcaccctcaccctaaccctgaccctaccctgaccctgaccctcaccctcaccccaccctaacccccacccccaccctcaccctcacccccacccccacccccaccctcaccctcacccccaccctcacccccacccccaccctcaccctcacccccaccctaacccccaaccctcaccctcaccctaaccctgaccctcaccctcaccctcaccctaacccccacccccaccctcaccctcacccccaccctcaccccaaccctcaccctcaccctaaccctgaccctaaccctgaccctgaccctgaccctcaccctcaccctaacccccacccccaccctcaccctcacctccacccccacccccaccctcaccctcacccccaccctcacccccacccccaccctcaccctc
This genomic stretch from Mobula hypostoma chromosome 31, sMobHyp1.1, whole genome shotgun sequence harbors:
- the cdca3 gene encoding cell division cycle-associated protein 3; its protein translation is MGTSSSSCTETPVKVVYNSHLGNVLDPRSPTAGILRTPIEVLSSPGTPEARSEPGVQAAEEEGGEPSGSLDPRSPTPGVSRTPLKPSVSEGLGSLARQLTGMFISPERESQEDARSPPDVEAADQLLDCEGEEEEKGVEAADPPAQPGRGYPVDTGVQRPEQRPTKRVVQREAQRPTSWARRSQPGRPQSVLAKGRCPLQLLKDDNSPTCSLFRRQVKTTLRSSGSPGELIARSPLKLGHCPADKENHGSQWLSGELRACPP